In Methylosinus sp. C49, one DNA window encodes the following:
- a CDS encoding SDR family oxidoreductase, with protein sequence MSKKILVTGATGNTGAYLVERLLANGHAVKAASRSGRPVARAEVVRFDLTESSTYPAAFEDVDRAFLIIPAGRLNNVEFLEPFIRFAADRQVKIVFQTAYGVENDPTSPYRRAELVLEGAGAPFTILRPNWFSDNFHTFWLPAIRHGIVAVPAGDSKSSFVDTRDIADSAFAALTSSRFDGRGFTLTGPEALGYAEAAAILAKAIGRPVEYDPVSDTQFIAILTGAGMPEDYAAHLADLFAMARKGWTAAVTDDVQELTGKPARSLAVYAADNRAKFLG encoded by the coding sequence ATGTCCAAGAAAATCCTCGTCACCGGCGCGACGGGCAACACCGGCGCCTATCTCGTCGAGAGGCTCCTCGCCAACGGCCATGCCGTGAAGGCCGCCTCGCGCTCGGGAAGACCCGTGGCCAGAGCGGAAGTCGTTCGCTTCGATCTGACCGAATCCTCGACTTATCCGGCCGCTTTCGAAGACGTCGATCGCGCCTTCCTGATTATTCCAGCTGGGCGGCTGAATAACGTCGAGTTCCTCGAGCCGTTCATTCGCTTCGCCGCGGATCGGCAGGTGAAGATCGTGTTTCAAACCGCTTATGGCGTCGAAAACGATCCGACCAGCCCCTATCGTCGCGCCGAGCTCGTGCTCGAAGGAGCGGGCGCGCCTTTCACCATCCTCCGCCCCAATTGGTTCTCGGACAATTTCCACACCTTCTGGCTCCCCGCCATTCGTCATGGAATCGTCGCCGTGCCTGCGGGGGACAGCAAATCGTCCTTCGTCGACACACGCGATATCGCCGATAGCGCCTTTGCGGCGTTGACCTCCTCGAGATTCGACGGGCGGGGATTCACGCTCACCGGCCCCGAGGCGCTCGGCTACGCCGAGGCTGCGGCAATTCTGGCGAAGGCGATCGGCAGGCCGGTCGAATATGATCCGGTCTCGGACACGCAGTTCATCGCGATTCTCACCGGCGCCGGCATGCCGGAGGATTACGCTGCGCATCTCGCCGATCTGTTCGCCATGGCGCGGAAAGGATGGACCGCCGCCGTCACCGACGACGTCCAAGAGCTGACGGGCAAGCCCGCCCGCAGCCTCGCTGTCTACGCCGCCGACAATCGGGCGAAGTTCCTCGGTTGA